TAAAGTGTAAAGGGCACTGTGTACTCCAAATAAATAACTGATCAGCTGACAATGACTCTGCACTTACAAGACACATCCGAGTCTGTAGATCAAATCTTTGACATACTTGTACACAGAATCCGGAAAACACCATGCACTATACCAAAGTCCTTATCAACAGGCTTTTTACTGTCACAAAGTTGAAGGATCATTTTCATGGCTTGAAATCGTATACTGTGAGAAGTTGTGCCAATCACATATTCCAGCTACAAGACAATAAGCAGTTTTACTGTAAAGTCATCCTTAACTCCAAAAAGTAACCTATCCAGATCCCCACCCCTCTGTACACACAGGAACGGAGCTGGCAGACAAGTTATCCACCTCTCCTCGCCTCATCAAGACTCACCTCCCAGTCCAGTTGGTGCCCAAGTCCTTCTGGGAGCATAACTGCAGGGTACATTATATGTAACTCTCTGCTTGTTGTCTGTGTAGTCTGTGAATATGACTCCGCTCATGTCTGCTGGTGTAGCGTATGGTTAACATTTATGCATCCTCAAACCTCCTGCACTGCTTTTTGTCCAGTGAGTGAACTTATTTAATGACACAATTTGTGTGAATCCCCAATGGAGGGCAGCATATCATTACACAGTACACAATCTCAAACCTATCCATAACCAGTCCTTTTGGAATGTGAAGACTCTATAGAAACCCAGTCTttgtaaatacatttacatttacatttaagtcatttagcagacgctcttatccagagcgacttacaaattggtgcattcaccttatgatatccagtggaacaaccactttacgatAGTgcttctaaatcttttaagggggggggttagaaggattactttatcctatcctaggtattccttaaagaggtggggtttcaggtgtctccggaaggtggtgattgactccgctgtcctggcgtcgtgagggagcttgttccatcattggggtgccagagcagcgaacagttttgactgggctgagcgggaactgttcttcctcagaggtaggggggccagcaggccagaggtggatgaacgcagtgcccttgtttgggtgtagggcctgatcagagcctgaaggtatggaggtgctgttcccttcacagctccgtaggcaatcaccatggtcttgtagcggatgcgagcttcaactggaagccagtggagagagcggaggagcggggagacgtgagagaacttgggaaggttgaacaccagacgggctgcggcgttctggatgagttgtaggggtttaatggcacaggcagggagcccagccaacagcgagttgcagtaatccagacgggagatgacaagtgcctggattaggacctgcgctgcttcctgtgtgaggcagggtcgtactctgcgaatgttgtagagcatgaacctacaggatcgggtcaccgccttgatgttagtggagaacgacagggtgttgtccaggatcacgccaaggttcttagcactctgggaggaggacacaagggagttgtcaaccgtgatggcgagatcatggaacgggcagtccttccccgggaggaagagcagctccgtcttgccgaggttcagcttgagctggtgatccgtcatccacactgatatgtctgacagacatgcagagatgcgattcgccgcctggttatcagaaggtggaaaggagaagattaattgtgtgtcgtctgcatagcaatgataggagagaccatgtgaggatatgacagagccaagtgacttggtgtatagcgagaattggagagggcctagaacagagccctgggggacaccagtggtgagagcgcatggtgcggagacagattctcgccacgccacctggtaggagcgacctgtcaggtaggacgcaatccaagcgtgggctgcgccggagatgcccaactcggagagggtggagaggaggatctgatggttcacagtatcaaaggcagcagatagatctagaaggatgagagcagaggagagagagttagctttagcagtgcggagagcctccgtgacacagagaagagcagtctcagttgaatgcccagtcttgaaacctgactgattaggatcaagaaggtcattctgagagagatagcaggagagctggccaaggacggcacgttcaagagttttggagagaaaagaaagaagggatactggtctgtagttgttgacatcggagggatcgagtgtaggtttttttcagaaggggtgcaactctcgctctcttgaagacggaagggacgtagccagcggtcaaggatgagttgatgagcgaggtgaggaaggggagaaggtctccggaaatggtctggagaagagaggaggggatagggtcaagtgggcaggttgttggacggccggccgtcacaagacgcgagatttcatctggagagagaggggagaaagaggtcaaagcacagggtagggcagtgtgagcaggaccagcggtgtcgtttgacttagcaaacgaggatcggatatcgtcaaccttcttttcaaaatggttgacgaagtcatccgcagagagggaggggggggggggagggggaggaggattcaggagggaggagaaggtagcagagagcttcctagggttagaggcagatgcttggaatttagagtggtagaaagtggctttagcagcagagacagaagaggagaatgtggagaggagggagtgaaaggatgccaggtccgcaggaggcgagttttcctccatttccgctcggctgcccggagccctgttctgtgagctcgtagtgagtcgttgagccacggagcaggaggggaggaccgagccggcctggaggataggggacagagaaaatcaaaggatgcagaaagggaggagaggagggttgaggaggcagaatcaggagataggttggagaaggtttgagcagagggaagagatgataggttggaagaggagagagtagcgggagagagagagcgaaggttgggacggcgcaataccatccgagtaggggcagagtgagaagtgttggatgagagcaagagggaaaaggatacaaggtagtggtcggagatttggaggggagttgcaatgagattagtggaagaacagcatctagtaaagatgaggtcaagcgtattgcctgccttgtgagtagggggggaaggtgagagggtgaggtcaaaagaggagaggagtggaaagaaggaggcagagaggaatgagtcaaaggtcgacgtggggaggttaaagtcacccagaactgtgagaggtgagccatcctcaggaaaggaacttatcaataGTTTTATATTGTCCTCATTTTTCGCTTTTCCATTTCATTCTGTGTTGTTTGTTTTAAATTATATACACTTACATCAATTCATGTTGTAACTGCAACAATTTCTCTCTCGGCAGATAGTGTATGTGGCCCGTAATGCCAAGGACAATGCAGTGTCTTATTTTCACTTTGACCGCATGAACCAGGCCCATCCAGAGCCAGGAGACTGGAACAACTACTTACAGAGATTCATGGATGGAAAGAGTGAGTGAATGAGAGAATAAACGAGTGAATGAATGAGTCTGTGAACAAATAAATTACAATGAGTAAGAGGGAGAGTACTGATGCTATGATTCTTTCCTGACTATGTATATCTCGCTAACATTCTCTCATGTCCACATGGCTTTTTCCCTCAGTGGTGTTTGGTTCCTGGTACGACCATGTGACTGGCTGGTGGGAGAGGAAACAGACTCACTCTAAACTCCACTACCTTTTCTATGAGGATATGGTTGAGGTGAGTAGAACAACTACCTCCTGTGCCATAAAGGTGCTGACCTCTTTGCAGATTATGTTACTCATTACCGTACATAAAGGCAGTGTGTATATCAGTGTTATATTGATAATCTCTAGCATTAGCTTTCAGTGAGGAAGAGTACAGTATCCAGTGTGTTTTCCTGCAGGATACGGGGAGAGAGCTGGACAGGCTGTGCTCCTTCCTAGGTTTGTCTCCTTcagcagaggagaaggagagggtgagaggaggagcgCAGTTTGATACTATGAAGAAGAACAGCATGGCCAACTACTCCACCGTCCCAATCATGGATTTCAAGATCTCTCCATTCATGCGAAAAGGTAGACCTCTCCATTTCTCCCCTACGACTTTCTCTGtcagtctttctctctgcctcaacAAACTTTTCTCTGCTCACACACCCTCTGTCACACGCCAGGAAAGGTTGGTGACTGGAAGAACCATTTCACTGTGGCCCAGAGTGAACAGTTTGATGAAGACTATaagaagaagatgaagaacaCCACCGTACAGTTCCGCACTGTAGTCTAGGGGTTGTGATCAGGTTGACTGGTGCATATGCATCTCAGCTCTGCTGGAGTCATGGTGCTGAAACGTACAATATGCTGATACTATCTCTACTGTATAAATAAGAGAGCTAATGATGTCTTACTTTGAGATAAAGGCAAATGATAGACATGCACAATGTCAACAATGGTTTGTTTagttgaaaacacacacacacacactgtatactcaTGTAACTTTAAAATTATAGCTGATAATTGAGTTGAGAACAAGATATTACATTAAATAAACTAACCAAAAGAGgaagagggtaaacacaaaacgagACATGGTCGTTTAGTTaaagacagaaatagagagagtgaaaataaaatataaacaAAATAAATACTAGAGGGACAAACTGAAACAGTAAAATAATATTATCAAAGTCATATTGATGTACACCTATTTTACATTTTGACACGATAAATGTTTAACTTTGAACAGATGCTAGCTTTGTTCCTAAACTCAGGCCCCTACCAGAGCACAGTCCAACATTTACCCATGCAATCAATGTTGACAGGTATTGTAGCTAAACATGTCAAATAGGTAAAAGTGTTATAAGTTGTGGATGTTTTTTATATGCTTTTGTACGTGTGCATATTACAGGATATTGTGGaattaaactaaataaaaatagcAGTGCAAAAATAACATCTGTTGTTAAAGCTGCCTTGAAATTCATACAGTTGATTACATGAAGAAATTACAAACGCCTACCAATCACAAAGCTATAATTCTGATTTAAAGTGTGAAACATAATCTAGAGACTTTGTGGTTATAACCAGCATGTTAGACATTGTCAAGCTCTCCATCCACTCTAAGCCTTTTATTGTTCCTGGAGGCTGTTGCCATAGTGATAACCAAAACAATAGACAGCAAAGACAATTACAACAAGTGCAATGAGAATACCAAAGGCTCCGCCCACTGACACTGTAGATGATTCAGGATCAATTGGCATCTTAGATGATGCTGGATCAATTGCTGTCTTAGATGATGCTGGAACATTTTCCTTATTAGATGATGCTGGATCAATTGCCTTATTTGATGATGCTGGATAAATTGCTGTTTTAGATGATGCTGGATTAAATTCTGTTAGATTCTCAGGCATCATCCATGTTCCTCCATCCCTAATCCAGGGCTGATCTCTTTCACTCATCACTGCCACAATTTTTGTGTCCATCATGCTCACCAATGGAGGTGGCAATAGGTGGAAATTGGATTGACAACAACTGTGACCCTGAGAACCCAACCGATTGAGTACAATACAGAACCTGGCACCCATTGCTAATAGCAGCGAGGTGCTGGCTGAACTGTGGGGGACAGCGCTTTTGTCCCTCTGCCAATAGATTGACTGTTGCAGCTGAAAAATCCCCCAAATGGTACTGAAAATATAGCAACAGTCTCATTATTACTGTTTAGGCAAATCTTCAGGCCGTTGGACAGCAACTTCAGAGGGGACACGTTTAGGGGCAGCTCCTGGCTTTGGTTTGGGGATTTAGAAGAGATGGGCTGAAAAGTCCTCCAAAGAGGTACCCTGAGAATCTTTCGGTCTCATGGATTGTGGAGCACCAGTTGGTATCTATGCATTCAGAGTGGACATGTTAAGTCTACACACATATCTTTGCTGCATCTGAAAAACGTATTGCACAACCCCAAATTGCCTTCCTTATGATTATTGTCCTTGATtactgtccagtcgtgtggtccagcgctgcaaggaaagacctagttaagttacagctggcccagaacagagcggcccgtcttgctcttcattgtaagagggatgatataaatactatgcatgccaggctctcttggctaagagttttggagagactgactgcatcacttcttcttttcatAAGAAATGttgtgttgaaaattccaaattgtttgcatagtcaacttacacacagctctgacacacacacttaccccaccaggcaaagaccaccaggggtcttttcacagtccccaaatccagaacaaatt
The DNA window shown above is from Salmo salar chromosome ssa13, Ssal_v3.1, whole genome shotgun sequence and carries:
- the LOC106566634 gene encoding cytosolic sulfotransferase 3 isoform X1, which gives rise to MENHESCVSENVRLLTFSSQESVQELQQRDKTNYQLDTRKKGMELPPRPKLFDFHGVSMIHHFTDNWENIRNFQARPDDILIATYPKAGTTWVSYILDLLYFGQTAPERQTSLPIYERVPFLESDFHILPPGTELADKLSTSPRLIKTHLPVQLVPKSFWEHNCRIVYVARNAKDNAVSYFHFDRMNQAHPEPGDWNNYLQRFMDGKMVFGSWYDHVTGWWERKQTHSKLHYLFYEDMVEDTGRELDRLCSFLGLSPSAEEKERVRGGAQFDTMKKNSMANYSTVPIMDFKISPFMRKGKVGDWKNHFTVAQSEQFDEDYKKKMKNTTVQFRTVV
- the LOC106566634 gene encoding cytosolic sulfotransferase 3 isoform X3, which codes for MENMELPPRPKLFDFHGVSMIHHFTDNWENIRNFQARPDDILIATYPKAGTTWVSYILDLLYFGQTAPERQTSLPIYERVPFLESDFHILPPGTELADKLSTSPRLIKTHLPVQLVPKSFWEHNCRIVYVARNAKDNAVSYFHFDRMNQAHPEPGDWNNYLQRFMDGKMVFGSWYDHVTGWWERKQTHSKLHYLFYEDMVEDTGRELDRLCSFLGLSPSAEEKERVRGGAQFDTMKKNSMANYSTVPIMDFKISPFMRKGKVGDWKNHFTVAQSEQFDEDYKKKMKNTTVQFRTVV
- the LOC106566634 gene encoding cytosolic sulfotransferase 3 isoform X2, whose product is MENESVQELQQRDKTNYQLDTRKKGMELPPRPKLFDFHGVSMIHHFTDNWENIRNFQARPDDILIATYPKAGTTWVSYILDLLYFGQTAPERQTSLPIYERVPFLESDFHILPPGTELADKLSTSPRLIKTHLPVQLVPKSFWEHNCRIVYVARNAKDNAVSYFHFDRMNQAHPEPGDWNNYLQRFMDGKMVFGSWYDHVTGWWERKQTHSKLHYLFYEDMVEDTGRELDRLCSFLGLSPSAEEKERVRGGAQFDTMKKNSMANYSTVPIMDFKISPFMRKGKVGDWKNHFTVAQSEQFDEDYKKKMKNTTVQFRTVV